One Candidatus Cardinium hertigii DNA window includes the following coding sequences:
- a CDS encoding ankyrin repeat domain-containing protein, protein MIYQILKYIKFPPLYVAIENNHVINCITALIEKKEVNINLQDNKEKTPLQLAAENGREGVYIRFLINKGANRNLPDNNNLTPLDMAERYSRDANCINALTHHSAKENQTNAAYKDNAHIKSFVIAMENSDQKDSNGQASLPMVANASQAKTRKVEVKVEIKVE, encoded by the coding sequence TTGATATACCAAATACTCAAATACATAAAGTTCCCTCCTTTATATGTGGCAATAGAAAACAACCATGTAATAAATTGTATTACCGCTTTAATTGAGAAAAAAGAGGTCAATATAAACCTGCAAGACAATAAAGAGAAAACTCCTTTACAGCTGGCTGCAGAAAATGGACGTGAAGGAGTATACATTAGATTTTTAATTAATAAAGGGGCTAATAGAAACCTGCCAGATAATAATAACCTCACTCCTTTAGATATGGCTGAAAGATATAGTAGAGATGCAAATTGCATAAACGCTTTAACGCATCATAGCGCCAAGGAAAACCAAACAAATGCAGCATATAAAGACAATGCGCATATAAAATCTTTTGTGATAGCAATGGAAAATTCAGATCAAAAAGATAGTAATGGACAGGCTTCTTTACCTATGGTAGCTAATGCGTCACAAGCTAAAACAAGAAAGGTTGAAGTAAAGGTTGAAATAAAGGTTGAATAA
- the dnaN gene encoding DNA polymerase III subunit beta, translated as MEFTVSSALLSQQLTAISGVITRNPIVPILENFLFQIDHNRLVVTASDLQTFISVTLPIQSDTQASVAIPARILLDTVKNLPEQLIKLSINLSNYTISIQSEHGYYKLAGENANDFPQLATINDGIALDVDAAVYKNILQKTLFVTSSDELKPAMCGVHMELTDKQATFVATDGHRLVRYIRKDLSAATQKAIIMPKKALMLLHGLLSSKMKQMHIAFDPYKIQFDMDNISVITRLVDERYPDYENVIPTEHSRKLTIHRAALVSSLRRISIYANRATHQVKLTIQDNVLTLSAEDLDFSNEAKEELIGSYEGLPLEIGFNAKLLLDMLTNITAEEIEFLFWEVNKAVLIFPKVQEEHEHLLLLIMPIIF; from the coding sequence ATGGAATTTACGGTATCATCGGCTCTGCTATCGCAACAGCTAACGGCTATTAGCGGTGTTATAACACGTAATCCGATTGTGCCTATATTAGAAAATTTTCTTTTTCAGATAGATCATAATCGTTTAGTTGTTACAGCTTCTGACTTACAGACTTTTATTAGTGTTACCTTACCGATTCAATCGGATACACAAGCAAGTGTGGCCATACCTGCTCGCATATTACTGGATACAGTTAAAAACTTACCAGAACAGCTTATTAAATTGTCCATTAATCTTAGTAACTATACCATTTCCATTCAATCTGAGCATGGGTATTACAAATTGGCAGGGGAAAATGCCAACGATTTTCCACAATTAGCTACTATAAATGATGGCATTGCTTTAGATGTAGATGCAGCTGTGTACAAAAACATACTACAGAAAACCTTGTTTGTGACGAGCAGTGATGAATTGAAGCCTGCTATGTGTGGCGTTCATATGGAATTAACTGATAAACAAGCAACTTTTGTTGCTACCGATGGGCACCGTTTGGTAAGGTATATACGTAAGGATCTATCAGCAGCTACCCAAAAGGCTATTATTATGCCTAAGAAAGCCTTGATGCTTTTGCATGGCTTATTAAGTAGTAAAATGAAGCAGATGCATATTGCTTTTGATCCCTATAAAATCCAATTCGATATGGATAACATTAGTGTGATTACTAGATTAGTAGATGAACGTTATCCAGATTACGAGAATGTAATCCCAACAGAGCATAGCCGTAAACTGACTATCCATAGAGCTGCTTTGGTGAGCTCACTACGGCGTATTTCGATCTATGCGAATAGAGCGACCCACCAAGTAAAGCTGACGATACAGGATAACGTATTAACGCTCTCAGCAGAGGATTTGGATTTTTCCAATGAAGCCAAGGAAGAACTTATAGGTAGCTATGAGGGGTTGCCGCTGGAAATAGGATTTAATGCAAAACTTCTTTTGGATATGCTTACAAATATTACAGCCGAGGAGATAGAATTTCTTTTCTGGGAGGTTAATAAAGCGGTCTTAATCTTTCCTAAGGTTCAAGAGGAACATGAACATTTATTGTTATTAATCATGCCTATTATTTTCTAA
- a CDS encoding DUF1609 domain-containing protein — protein sequence MNSGAKEIPCLTIYSLHNYEYLVLPNTILKDIPKEYQEEVESYLVKKILSFLDRLIEVMRDAYNIHIQNLDHNIRHLKSENIQITGILFFKKFFTDICSLKGLPKKFANALKKKLDQGKANGITVGELWQWTFKNILMYINQQLYNNLDQFDAEKYGYSNYEDAEKKIIKLIMGKMCEEAEKQVSIKYYTVSSEIVSAIFQDKAISKNLLISSLTTRQKENKKLDFTGELTLDISMEEFQFLIDSVCSNNHTSSYVAKIYTAFKKNGSRGTLKDFFSKRDKINQENKATRDNIRDQKGEDEANQLYQAYEESAKNKPQSFKEYLNEKEASKPIEDLLKALGLNQTEKEKKANLSKTKKAKMNKQGHKKPIEKRSSSTNNTESELISKTITDRCQNKKSNNRLVPDPFEYHSRVKKWEQDPDDLLAYFRNVSTGPDLKYKKVNSSPEKVTEEKFRHDVRPVGQITKQPDKADYFFTLGNTISSTGKINRRQSALAVLSDNNGKRQQGIIDIAITETVGGKEMIYHQMFRCLDELETIFKHENSSDTPEKQPEQSVPVLVSNRSLYKDTNGTYVITINENTYNKFLRILPWNRID from the coding sequence ATGAATTCTGGAGCTAAGGAAATACCATGCCTTACCATTTATTCTTTACATAATTATGAGTACCTAGTGCTTCCCAATACAATACTCAAAGATATACCTAAAGAATATCAAGAAGAAGTAGAAAGTTATCTTGTTAAGAAAATATTATCCTTTTTAGACCGTTTGATCGAAGTCATGCGTGATGCGTATAACATACATATACAAAATTTGGACCATAATATAAGGCATTTGAAATCGGAAAACATCCAGATTACAGGGATTCTCTTCTTTAAGAAGTTTTTTACAGATATTTGCTCATTAAAGGGGCTCCCGAAAAAGTTTGCAAATGCTTTGAAAAAAAAACTAGACCAAGGGAAAGCCAATGGTATCACTGTGGGAGAATTATGGCAGTGGACTTTTAAAAATATACTAATGTATATAAATCAGCAACTTTATAATAACCTTGATCAATTCGATGCTGAAAAATATGGGTATAGTAATTATGAAGATGCTGAAAAGAAAATAATAAAACTTATAATGGGGAAGATGTGTGAAGAAGCAGAGAAGCAAGTTTCTATAAAATATTATACCGTTTCATCTGAGATAGTTTCAGCGATATTTCAAGATAAAGCAATTAGTAAAAATCTATTAATTAGTTCATTGACGACAAGACAAAAAGAAAATAAAAAATTGGATTTTACTGGAGAACTAACTTTAGATATTTCCATGGAAGAATTTCAATTTTTGATTGACAGCGTTTGTTCTAATAATCATACCTCATCCTATGTAGCAAAAATCTATACAGCCTTTAAAAAAAATGGTAGTAGAGGTACTTTAAAAGATTTTTTTTCTAAGAGGGATAAAATAAATCAAGAAAATAAAGCTACACGTGATAATATACGTGATCAAAAAGGTGAGGATGAGGCAAATCAATTGTATCAAGCTTATGAAGAAAGTGCAAAAAATAAACCACAATCTTTCAAAGAATACCTCAATGAGAAAGAAGCTTCAAAACCTATAGAGGATTTGTTAAAAGCATTAGGATTAAATCAGACTGAAAAAGAAAAAAAAGCAAACTTGTCTAAGACGAAGAAAGCTAAAATGAATAAGCAAGGGCATAAAAAACCAATAGAAAAACGTAGTTCTAGTACAAATAATACTGAAAGTGAATTAATATCAAAAACAATAACGGATCGTTGTCAAAATAAAAAATCTAATAATAGACTTGTTCCAGATCCATTTGAATATCATTCTAGGGTAAAAAAATGGGAGCAAGATCCAGATGATTTATTAGCGTATTTTCGGAATGTATCAACAGGACCAGATCTTAAGTATAAGAAAGTTAATTCTTCACCTGAAAAAGTAACAGAAGAAAAGTTTCGGCATGACGTACGTCCTGTTGGACAGATTACAAAGCAACCGGATAAAGCGGATTACTTTTTTACCCTTGGTAACACTATTAGTAGCACTGGTAAGATTAACAGACGACAATCAGCCTTAGCTGTTTTATCTGATAATAATGGTAAGAGGCAGCAAGGCATAATAGATATTGCTATAACAGAAACCGTAGGGGGGAAGGAAATGATCTATCACCAGATGTTCCGTTGTCTAGATGAGTTGGAAACTATCTTTAAGCATGAGAATTCTTCAGATACACCTGAAAAACAGCCGGAACAATCAGTACCAGTGCTTGTCTCAAATAGATCCTTATATAAGGATACGAATGGCACATATGTAATAACTATTAATGAGAATACGTATAATAAATTTTTGCGTATACTGCCTTGGAATCGGATAGATTAG
- a CDS encoding esterase/lipase family protein: MCYFIRLLGFVACLGWFIPNYSHAKPMKHANKQLIVLLNGLCDKVSTFDTVKQKLEKAFPSASIIALTSTEGMLSVMLSIKEQAKAAFQELTDKVNDIQSKSIVLIGHSQGGLRAYALLKQYETLLNIKGLITLATPWEGAHGTKVDGSMLKQHLTKAVLNDLRMLALNLGYPSDMLINQLNITIQKNQELLFLPGAKDLKMDSLFLDEIKKTLLHEKVPIWAIGGIQNDFGALLPRKIKHRFIALNSMYTFFIVGQDALNTAYHDMKIPLASQHARNFVPQSKKNFKRIKIRNVFHSTHVWPKLNVPVGKYMLSHPDALRKIITCAKEAFSQK; this comes from the coding sequence ATGTGCTATTTTATTCGTCTATTGGGTTTTGTTGCATGTTTAGGATGGTTTATACCAAATTACAGCCATGCAAAACCAATGAAACATGCCAACAAGCAACTTATTGTTTTGTTGAATGGATTATGTGATAAAGTTTCTACTTTTGATACCGTAAAACAAAAATTAGAAAAAGCCTTCCCTTCGGCTTCCATTATTGCCTTAACTAGTACAGAAGGTATGTTAAGTGTAATGCTTTCTATAAAAGAACAAGCAAAGGCTGCCTTCCAAGAATTAACTGATAAGGTAAATGATATACAAAGCAAATCTATTGTACTTATAGGCCATAGTCAGGGTGGTCTACGTGCTTATGCCTTGCTCAAACAATATGAAACGTTATTAAATATAAAAGGCCTTATTACTTTAGCTACCCCCTGGGAAGGGGCCCACGGGACTAAAGTAGATGGTAGCATGCTAAAACAACATTTAACAAAGGCTGTTTTAAATGACTTGCGTATGCTTGCACTTAACCTTGGCTATCCCTCGGATATGCTTATAAATCAGCTAAATATAACTATTCAAAAAAATCAAGAATTGCTATTTCTGCCTGGTGCCAAAGATTTAAAAATGGATAGTCTATTCTTAGATGAAATAAAAAAGACGCTCCTTCATGAGAAAGTCCCTATTTGGGCGATAGGGGGAATTCAAAATGATTTTGGAGCACTTTTACCTAGAAAAATAAAGCATAGGTTTATAGCATTGAACAGTATGTATACTTTTTTTATTGTTGGACAAGACGCACTTAACACTGCTTACCATGATATGAAAATACCACTTGCTAGCCAACATGCACGCAACTTTGTACCACAAAGCAAGAAAAACTTTAAAAGAATTAAGATTAGAAATGTATTTCATAGTACGCATGTTTGGCCTAAGTTAAACGTACCAGTAGGAAAATATATGCTTTCACATCCAGATGCATTACGAAAGATCATTACTTGTGCTAAAGAAGCATTTTCCCAAAAGTAA